The proteins below come from a single Prolixibacter sp. NT017 genomic window:
- a CDS encoding HD domain-containing protein, producing MISQETLEQFREEYNQILNSVETKGFTEQQAFEQWKTHNQKVVENSLLLGQSLDMEDGEMRMAEILALFHDIARFREVSSSPYFSKITETEHAEAGAELLSLLSPFKELEAAKQEILQKVTIFHNKPELPKKENEFVVYYLKLLRDADKLDALRMTAEFLTYRDVKVSPADILHLSKSPAISQNITKAIIEGVMPKKEDMVTYNDYVLLQLSWVFEFTYRKTYLMLNQRQYVKRLYDALPKNDSIIDIYRKARIHIENQLF from the coding sequence ATGATTTCGCAAGAGACACTTGAACAATTCCGCGAGGAATACAACCAGATTTTGAATTCCGTTGAGACGAAAGGCTTTACAGAGCAACAGGCTTTTGAGCAATGGAAAACACACAACCAAAAAGTGGTAGAAAACAGCCTGCTGTTAGGGCAGTCGTTGGATATGGAGGACGGCGAAATGCGCATGGCAGAAATACTGGCGTTGTTTCACGATATTGCCCGTTTCCGCGAAGTTTCATCTTCACCCTATTTTTCAAAAATAACCGAAACGGAGCATGCCGAAGCCGGCGCCGAGTTGTTATCGTTACTTTCCCCTTTCAAAGAGCTGGAAGCCGCGAAACAAGAGATACTGCAAAAGGTGACGATCTTTCACAACAAACCGGAGCTTCCCAAAAAGGAAAACGAGTTTGTAGTGTATTACCTCAAATTACTGCGCGATGCTGATAAGCTGGATGCACTACGCATGACCGCTGAATTTCTCACCTACCGGGATGTAAAAGTTAGCCCGGCCGACATTTTGCATCTGTCGAAAAGTCCGGCCATTTCGCAGAATATCACGAAAGCGATCATTGAAGGAGTGATGCCGAAGAAAGAGGATATGGTCACCTATAACGACTATGTCCTGCTGCAGCTTTCCTGGGTCTTCGAATTCACTTACCGAAAAACTTATCTGATGCTGAACCAGAGACAATATGTAAAACGTCTCTATGACGCACTGCCCAAAAATGATAGCATCATCGACATATACCGAAAAGCACGCATACACATCGAAAACCAACTTTTCTGA
- a CDS encoding helicase-related protein: protein MAYNKRQHLLENTQAIRTLFRLEKENRQPSGEELDTLRKFSGFGGLKCVLNPVKDLSDAMRWTKSDLPLFPLVRELHKVIYENSTDRNQYRQFYNSLKNSVLSAFYTPPEIVTALADSLSNAGITPGRFLDPSAGMGEFMSAFNKQEKIDETVGFEKDLLTGKMLGYLYPDSTIKVEGFENIRESRNNYFDLAASNIPFGDVAVFDPAFHASSVIAEKMATGAIHNYFFLKAVKTLREGGILAFITSQGVMDSSKNQPVRNWLMGECSLVSAVRLPNNLFSYYAGTDVGSDLIILQKNGYKQRISDREEAFIHSRPLSSGIIVNDYYQDMQRIVHTKGFIDTDPYGKPAWIYEHEGGVKGIAGDMQKMLQNDVSRYLDIGLFNHHSDKSRQDKVQSKPPHQTQSAQQGLSSQKKETKNNPPQTVKLQPGGATQLSLFDQFEAAPNNRKEKPQKENFEPRPFEGELHHFLSDGSLVAVNGSQVGYLRNINDKGAIFHPLDIGQKQRSIIRSYIEIRNAYEQLYYFEATEKKENPEIRKLLNNQYDTFVQKHGFLNAPDNLKAIKMDKGALSVLALERYIDGKAEKADIFLTPVSFFNSNQAENISPEEALALSLNRTGNVDLDFMARQTGMEISEVKEQLHGHIWFNPLVGSYETADKFLAGNVVQKAGLIKKYLEENDGNPAIINKQEAIEAYSALEKVIPELISFEQLDFNLGERWIPAGIYEKYASYLFDTDVKVHYLPNLDEFSVETGHYTAQIYDKFCVRSQSRSYNGMALLKHALLNTTPNITKTITIDDKEVKVPDNEAIQMAGSKIDEIREGFINWLYQQSPEFKQRLAGLYNNKFNCFVRPEYKGSHQSFPGLDLKGLGITDLYDSQKDAIWMLKQNSGGICDHEVGAGKTLIMCCAAYEMKRLNIASKPMIIGLKANVHEIAETFRTAYPHAKILYPGKQDFTPQKRLKIFHDIKNNNWDAIILTHDQFQKIPQSPEMQQRILQEELDSVEENLEVLKNQGANVSNAMLKGLLKRQSNLEVKLKSIAHQIEQRTDDIVDFKQMGIDHLFVDESHKFKNLMFNTRHDRVAGLGNSQGSQRALNLLFAIRTIQANKGKDLGTTFLSGTTISNSLTELYLLFKYLRPEALARQDIHCFDAWAAIYTKKTADFEFSVTNQIVQKERFRYFIKVPELAAFYSEITDYRTAKDVGIDRPEMNEQLYHIPPTPDQEDFIKRLMAFAQNGDATILGRAPLTEREEKAKMLIATDYARKMSLDMRMISQHYEDHIDNKTSHCAANIALYYRNYQQQKGTQFVFSDLGTYKPGEWNVYSEIKRKLYEDHGIPAHEIRFIQEAKTDKARKEIIRGMNSGQVRVLFGSTDMLGTGVNAQKRAVAIHHLDIPWRPSDLEQRNGRAVRKGNEIAKAFAGNKVDTFIYAVEKSLDSYKFNLLANKQLFIRQLKSNNMGTRTIDEGAMDENSGMNFSEYVAILSGNTELLEKAKLEKKITAMESERKAFYRSRSSSEYKLSEIQHAIKHSNTVIEEMTADWQFLQRRLQKDDNENLLNPVHLDGLNNSAYEVVGAKLNQINDTVNTKGEYQKIGELYSFRLLVKSELSAKDGSIFSDENYINNRFFIQGQSGIKYTYNNGRIARDPKLASMNFLNALHKIPELIENHQVQNEKLKKDIPVLQEVVNGKWRKEDELNKMKTELSVLERKIKVSLDRQNQPGESSPEKAEKEKEMVEVEEKRNFYQSKGCRL, encoded by the coding sequence ATGGCTTATAACAAAAGACAACACCTCCTGGAGAATACACAGGCCATCCGAACACTTTTCCGCCTGGAAAAAGAAAACAGGCAGCCCTCGGGCGAAGAACTGGACACTTTGCGGAAATTTTCCGGCTTTGGCGGTTTAAAATGTGTCCTGAACCCGGTAAAAGATTTAAGTGATGCCATGCGCTGGACAAAATCTGATTTGCCGTTGTTCCCTCTGGTCAGGGAACTGCATAAAGTCATCTATGAAAACAGCACAGACAGGAACCAGTACCGGCAGTTTTACAACAGCCTGAAAAATTCGGTTTTGTCTGCTTTTTACACGCCACCTGAAATTGTAACCGCACTGGCAGATTCATTGAGTAATGCAGGGATAACACCCGGTCGTTTTTTAGACCCCTCTGCCGGGATGGGTGAATTTATGTCGGCATTTAACAAGCAGGAGAAAATAGATGAAACGGTTGGCTTTGAAAAGGATTTGCTCACCGGCAAAATGCTTGGCTATCTTTATCCTGATAGCACAATTAAAGTAGAAGGCTTTGAAAATATCAGGGAAAGCCGCAATAATTATTTTGATTTGGCAGCTTCCAATATCCCTTTCGGGGATGTGGCCGTTTTCGACCCTGCGTTTCATGCTTCATCGGTAATCGCCGAAAAAATGGCAACCGGGGCCATCCACAACTACTTTTTCCTCAAAGCAGTCAAAACCCTTCGGGAAGGGGGCATACTGGCCTTTATTACTTCGCAGGGAGTGATGGATTCTTCGAAAAATCAACCAGTGCGCAACTGGTTAATGGGCGAATGTAGCCTGGTATCTGCCGTTCGTCTGCCCAATAACCTCTTTTCATATTATGCGGGGACTGATGTGGGGAGCGACCTTATCATCCTTCAAAAAAACGGCTACAAACAACGCATCTCCGACCGGGAAGAAGCATTCATCCACAGCCGTCCGCTCTCTTCCGGTATTATTGTAAACGATTATTATCAAGACATGCAGCGAATTGTGCACACCAAGGGGTTTATTGATACCGACCCTTACGGAAAACCAGCCTGGATATACGAACATGAAGGAGGGGTGAAAGGAATTGCAGGGGACATGCAGAAAATGTTGCAAAATGACGTGTCCCGCTACCTGGATATTGGACTGTTTAACCACCATAGTGATAAGAGCCGACAGGATAAAGTTCAATCTAAACCGCCACACCAGACACAATCAGCACAGCAGGGACTAAGCTCTCAAAAAAAAGAAACTAAAAACAACCCACCGCAAACTGTAAAATTGCAACCCGGTGGCGCAACGCAACTCAGCCTTTTTGACCAGTTTGAAGCTGCACCGAATAACCGGAAGGAAAAACCCCAAAAAGAAAATTTTGAACCACGCCCCTTTGAGGGGGAACTGCACCATTTTCTCAGCGATGGCAGCCTTGTAGCAGTTAATGGTTCACAAGTGGGGTATTTACGGAACATAAATGATAAGGGCGCCATTTTTCATCCCCTGGACATCGGGCAAAAACAAAGGAGCATTATTCGTTCTTACATCGAAATAAGGAATGCCTATGAGCAACTCTACTATTTTGAGGCTACGGAGAAAAAAGAAAACCCCGAAATACGAAAATTGCTAAACAACCAATACGATACTTTTGTCCAAAAGCATGGTTTCCTGAATGCCCCGGACAACCTGAAAGCCATTAAAATGGACAAAGGGGCGTTATCTGTTTTGGCTTTGGAGCGATACATTGACGGTAAGGCAGAAAAAGCCGATATTTTCCTCACCCCGGTGAGCTTTTTCAATTCAAACCAGGCAGAAAATATCAGCCCGGAAGAAGCGTTGGCCTTGTCGCTAAACCGGACCGGAAATGTGGATTTGGATTTTATGGCCCGGCAGACAGGTATGGAAATTTCAGAGGTTAAAGAACAATTGCACGGTCATATCTGGTTTAATCCTTTGGTGGGAAGCTATGAAACTGCTGACAAATTTCTGGCCGGGAACGTGGTACAAAAGGCAGGTTTAATAAAAAAATACCTGGAAGAAAATGACGGTAATCCCGCTATTATAAATAAACAGGAAGCAATTGAAGCTTATAGTGCTTTAGAAAAAGTCATCCCTGAACTGATTTCTTTTGAACAACTGGATTTTAATCTTGGTGAACGCTGGATACCTGCCGGGATTTATGAGAAGTATGCCTCTTATTTGTTCGACACCGATGTGAAAGTACACTACCTCCCGAACCTCGATGAATTTTCAGTTGAGACAGGCCATTACACCGCCCAAATCTACGACAAGTTTTGTGTACGCAGCCAAAGCCGTTCGTATAACGGGATGGCGCTCTTAAAGCATGCGTTGCTCAATACTACCCCCAATATTACCAAAACCATTACAATAGATGACAAAGAAGTAAAAGTCCCCGACAATGAAGCTATTCAGATGGCAGGAAGTAAAATTGATGAGATACGGGAAGGTTTTATCAATTGGCTTTACCAGCAATCCCCGGAGTTTAAACAGCGGCTGGCCGGGCTGTACAACAATAAATTTAACTGCTTTGTCCGTCCTGAATATAAGGGCAGCCACCAGTCATTCCCCGGACTGGACTTAAAAGGGCTGGGCATAACGGATTTGTACGACAGCCAGAAAGATGCCATTTGGATGTTAAAGCAAAACAGCGGTGGGATTTGCGACCATGAGGTAGGGGCTGGCAAAACCCTGATAATGTGTTGCGCCGCCTACGAGATGAAGCGTCTGAACATCGCTTCGAAACCAATGATTATCGGGTTGAAAGCCAATGTGCACGAAATAGCGGAAACATTCCGGACAGCTTATCCCCATGCCAAAATACTGTATCCGGGCAAACAGGACTTTACCCCGCAAAAACGTCTGAAAATTTTTCATGACATAAAAAACAACAACTGGGATGCCATCATCCTGACCCACGACCAGTTTCAGAAAATCCCGCAGTCGCCTGAAATGCAGCAACGCATATTACAGGAGGAACTGGACAGCGTGGAAGAAAACCTGGAAGTACTCAAAAACCAGGGGGCCAATGTGTCGAATGCCATGCTGAAGGGTCTGTTAAAACGCCAGTCCAACCTGGAGGTAAAACTTAAAAGTATTGCACACCAGATAGAACAACGCACCGATGATATTGTGGATTTTAAACAAATGGGCATAGACCACCTGTTTGTTGATGAAAGCCATAAATTCAAGAACCTCATGTTCAATACCCGTCACGACCGTGTGGCAGGATTAGGGAATTCGCAGGGAAGCCAGCGTGCCTTAAACCTGTTGTTTGCTATCCGTACCATACAGGCAAACAAGGGCAAAGATTTAGGGACGACTTTTCTCTCAGGGACAACCATCAGCAACTCACTAACGGAACTGTACCTGTTGTTTAAGTACCTGCGCCCTGAAGCCCTGGCCCGGCAGGATATTCATTGTTTTGACGCATGGGCGGCCATTTATACAAAAAAAACCGCTGATTTTGAATTTTCTGTTACCAATCAAATTGTTCAAAAAGAGCGCTTCCGCTATTTTATAAAAGTACCGGAACTGGCTGCGTTCTATTCTGAAATAACCGATTACCGCACAGCCAAAGATGTAGGTATTGACCGGCCGGAGATGAACGAACAGCTTTACCACATTCCACCCACGCCTGACCAGGAAGATTTTATAAAAAGGCTGATGGCTTTTGCCCAAAACGGGGATGCAACAATTTTGGGAAGGGCGCCCTTGACGGAAAGGGAGGAAAAAGCCAAGATGCTGATTGCAACCGATTATGCCCGCAAAATGAGCCTGGACATGCGGATGATAAGCCAGCATTATGAAGACCATATTGACAATAAAACATCGCATTGTGCAGCCAATATTGCCCTTTACTACCGGAACTACCAACAGCAAAAAGGGACACAGTTTGTATTTTCTGATTTAGGGACTTACAAGCCGGGAGAATGGAATGTTTACAGCGAGATTAAGCGAAAGTTATATGAAGACCACGGCATCCCGGCCCATGAAATCCGCTTTATACAGGAAGCCAAAACCGACAAAGCCCGGAAGGAAATTATCAGGGGTATGAACAGTGGGCAGGTGCGGGTTTTGTTTGGTTCTACCGATATGCTCGGCACAGGGGTAAATGCACAGAAAAGGGCGGTGGCCATCCATCACCTGGACATTCCATGGCGCCCTTCCGATTTGGAGCAACGAAATGGGCGGGCAGTGCGGAAAGGCAACGAGATTGCCAAAGCCTTTGCGGGAAATAAGGTGGACACTTTTATTTATGCCGTGGAAAAGTCTTTGGATTCCTATAAGTTCAACCTGCTGGCCAACAAACAATTGTTCATCCGTCAGCTAAAGTCGAATAATATGGGTACCCGCACCATTGACGAAGGCGCTATGGACGAAAACTCGGGCATGAACTTCTCTGAATATGTGGCCATTTTATCCGGGAATACTGAACTATTGGAGAAAGCAAAATTAGAGAAAAAGATTACAGCTATGGAAAGCGAACGCAAAGCCTTCTACCGCTCCCGGAGTTCCTCTGAATACAAACTCAGTGAAATACAGCACGCCATAAAACACAGCAATACAGTTATTGAAGAAATGACAGCCGATTGGCAATTCTTGCAGCGACGCTTACAGAAAGATGACAATGAAAATTTATTAAATCCCGTACATCTGGATGGGTTGAATAATTCCGCTTATGAAGTTGTTGGGGCAAAACTTAACCAGATAAATGATACTGTCAATACTAAGGGCGAATATCAGAAAATTGGGGAGCTTTATAGCTTTCGGCTATTGGTAAAATCAGAACTGTCGGCTAAAGACGGGTCGATTTTTAGCGATGAAAATTACATCAACAACCGTTTTTTTATCCAGGGGCAAAGCGGCATAAAATACACTTATAACAATGGCCGGATAGCCCGGGACCCTAAACTGGCTTCCATGAACTTTTTGAATGCCCTGCATAAAATCCCGGAATTGATAGAAAACCACCAAGTTCAAAATGAAAAGCTTAAAAAGGACATCCCTGTTTTGCAGGAGGTAGTTAACGGGAAATGGCGGAAAGAGGATGAACTGAACAAAATGAAAACGGAGCTTTCGGTACTGGAACGAAAAATTAAGGTTTCACTGGACAGGCAAAACCAGCCCGGGGAAAGTAGTCCGGAGAAAGCTGAAAAGGAAAAAGAGATGGTTGAAGTGGAAGAAAAAAGAAACTTCTACCAGTCTAAGGGATGCAGACTTTAG
- a CDS encoding RteC domain-containing protein, whose product MFLDHLIHYVEVEIECTKLRKGNNINTSNLNIYKGLPLTWTASKRALLELIYALYLTMSINHGRISIKELVGFFSHTFNIPLPGYHSTIKKLTARSANKIHLESRSFFLNELVTEFNNKLELLDEN is encoded by the coding sequence ATGTTTTTAGACCACCTCATTCATTATGTTGAAGTGGAAATTGAATGTACAAAATTAAGGAAAGGCAATAACATAAATACCAGCAACCTAAATATATATAAAGGATTACCCCTTACGTGGACAGCCAGCAAACGCGCCCTTCTTGAATTAATCTATGCTTTATACCTTACAATGAGTATCAACCATGGCAGGATTTCCATAAAAGAACTGGTTGGCTTTTTCAGCCATACTTTCAATATCCCCCTTCCGGGTTACCACTCTACAATAAAAAAGCTAACTGCCCGGTCAGCGAATAAAATTCATTTGGAATCCCGTTCCTTTTTTCTGAATGAACTGGTGACAGAGTTTAATAATAAACTGGAACTTCTGGATGAAAATTAA
- a CDS encoding secondary thiamine-phosphate synthase enzyme YjbQ, translating to MMQQIVHVKTDQHNGLYDITSKIADIVKEENIENGMVNVYVQGATAGIMIQENWDDSVQTDVITLLRKLVPPGIWEHDAQDNNGDAHLKAGIVGPSETIPIIEGKMGLSTWQNIFLCEFDGPRDDRSIVVTLSESR from the coding sequence ATGATGCAACAGATCGTCCACGTTAAAACAGACCAACACAACGGGCTGTATGATATTACCTCGAAGATCGCTGACATAGTAAAAGAGGAAAATATTGAAAACGGGATGGTCAACGTATATGTACAAGGCGCCACCGCAGGTATTATGATTCAGGAAAACTGGGATGACTCCGTTCAGACTGATGTCATCACCTTGCTTCGAAAACTCGTTCCCCCGGGCATTTGGGAACACGATGCCCAGGACAACAACGGAGACGCGCACCTGAAAGCCGGAATTGTTGGTCCATCCGAAACCATTCCGATTATTGAAGGTAAAATGGGATTGTCGACCTGGCAAAACATTTTTCTTTGTGAATTCGACGGTCCGCGAGACGACCGTTCGATTGTGGTAACCCTGAGTGAAAGTCGTTAG
- a CDS encoding sodium ion-translocating decarboxylase subunit beta — MLIVGLLFIFLAIRYDFEPMLLIPIGTGILIGNIPMFQVTDFNLQLGIYEPGSVLNYLYQGVVQGWYPPLIFLGIGAMTDFSSLISNPKLMLLGAAAQVGIFLTLIGALMLGFAPPEAGAIGIIGGADGPTAIFISSKLANGINVMANGQVVKNLIGPIAIAAYSYMALVPVIQPPVIKLLTSKKERLIKMKPPRAVTKLEKVLFPIVGLLLTAYIAPTALPLLGMLFFGNLLKESGVTKRLAVTASNALIDIITMLLGITVGASTQADVFLTPSSIKIFILGALSFVIATAGGVIGAKFMNLFFKKGNKINPMVGAAGVSAVPDSARVVQQMGLKEDPSNHLLMHAMAPNVAGVIGSAVAAGVLLSFLM, encoded by the coding sequence ATGCTCATCGTGGGATTGCTCTTTATCTTTTTGGCGATCCGGTACGACTTCGAGCCGATGCTGTTGATTCCTATTGGTACCGGTATCCTTATCGGGAATATCCCAATGTTCCAGGTAACTGATTTTAACCTGCAGCTGGGAATTTACGAACCGGGGTCGGTGTTAAACTACCTTTACCAGGGTGTTGTACAGGGATGGTATCCGCCGCTCATCTTCCTCGGAATTGGGGCGATGACCGACTTCTCGTCGCTGATTTCCAATCCGAAGCTGATGTTGCTGGGTGCTGCGGCGCAGGTCGGTATATTCCTGACATTGATTGGAGCTCTGATGCTGGGATTTGCTCCGCCGGAAGCGGGTGCTATCGGTATCATTGGTGGTGCTGACGGCCCGACGGCAATCTTTATATCGTCGAAGCTGGCCAACGGTATCAATGTGATGGCGAACGGACAGGTAGTGAAAAACCTGATTGGCCCTATCGCGATTGCAGCCTACTCGTACATGGCTCTGGTTCCGGTTATTCAACCACCGGTGATCAAATTGCTGACCAGCAAAAAAGAGCGTCTCATTAAAATGAAACCTCCACGCGCGGTAACCAAGCTGGAGAAAGTGCTTTTTCCAATTGTGGGATTGTTGCTGACGGCTTATATCGCGCCAACGGCACTTCCGTTGCTGGGAATGCTCTTCTTCGGTAACCTGCTGAAAGAATCGGGTGTTACGAAGCGACTGGCTGTAACGGCATCCAATGCGTTGATCGATATCATTACCATGTTGCTGGGAATCACCGTGGGTGCTTCTACACAGGCGGACGTTTTCCTGACACCTTCGTCTATTAAGATTTTCATCCTGGGCGCATTATCTTTCGTTATTGCGACTGCCGGAGGTGTGATAGGTGCCAAGTTTATGAACCTGTTCTTTAAGAAAGGGAACAAGATTAACCCGATGGTAGGGGCTGCCGGTGTTTCGGCTGTGCCTGACTCGGCCCGTGTGGTGCAACAGATGGGACTGAAGGAAGATCCGTCCAACCACTTGCTGATGCACGCCATGGCACCGAACGTGGCTGGTGTAATCGGTTCAGCAGTGGCTGCCGGTGTCTTGCTTAGCTTCCTGATGTAG
- a CDS encoding helix-turn-helix domain-containing protein, with protein sequence MNIDRDNFESYMERILEQIELLHQKTDRFMTDQRGNELKLLDNQDLCQLLNVNKRTLQRYRSKGTLKYLRIGGKTFYTVEQVNDFIKNSG encoded by the coding sequence ATGAATATCGACAGGGACAATTTTGAAAGCTATATGGAACGAATATTGGAGCAAATAGAATTACTCCATCAAAAGACGGATAGGTTTATGACCGACCAAAGGGGCAATGAATTAAAACTACTGGATAATCAGGACTTATGTCAGTTGCTGAATGTCAATAAACGAACACTTCAGCGATACCGTTCAAAAGGCACTTTAAAATATTTAAGGATTGGTGGCAAAACATTTTATACGGTGGAGCAGGTAAATGACTTTATAAAAAATAGTGGGTAA
- a CDS encoding (2Fe-2S)-binding protein → MPRKLFCLCNEVEESEVKKAIRKGELYFVPAVSEATGAGTGCGRCRSRIQELIDEEKKRLPAVRQLKLEL, encoded by the coding sequence ATGCCCCGTAAGCTATTCTGTTTGTGTAACGAAGTGGAAGAATCGGAAGTGAAGAAAGCGATCCGGAAGGGAGAGCTCTATTTTGTTCCGGCCGTTTCGGAAGCCACCGGAGCCGGCACTGGATGTGGCCGGTGTCGTTCGCGCATTCAGGAGCTGATTGACGAAGAAAAGAAACGGCTCCCCGCCGTCCGGCAATTGAAGCTGGAACTATAA